The following coding sequences lie in one Candidatus Nitrospira allomarina genomic window:
- a CDS encoding efflux RND transporter permease subunit, whose protein sequence is MIGRLVELSLVQRALVCTFGVFLLFGGLYAFHILDVVAYPDPSPPFVEVISQKSGWSAEEMERIITIPIETALQGIPGLTNVRSLSLFGLSELKVYFEFGTNWYAVRQEVLNRLHTVDLPDGVKPELSPWWAIAEIYRYELVGDGYSLTDLKTIQDWQVRREFKQVPGIIDVTAFGGTTKEYHVDLDPGALLTYGVTLAQIKAALANSNANVGGSYLALGPQSYNVRGVGFIDSLDDIAKVVVAVKDGTPIFIENLGKVSIGNAIRLGQVGINEVEDTLEGVILLQRDTQALPTLARVNQKVQDLNQKKLPAGVHIKTIYDRTTMINTVIETVVHILINGMILVLIVLLFFLGHFRTALIVACTIPLALLFTFSAMVIMGQSANLISLGAIDFGIIVDAPLVMVESIFFYLCHHAKPGVTPPQLIARAARHVGRPILFSTVIIVVAFIPLFTMTGVPGKIFAPMSITYGLALAGSLLLACTLAPAMCSFLLNGPMREQEPKLVSMLRQTYLKALRWGLHHQKQVLSAVGMLLAVTVLALNFMGGEFMPALEEGNLWVRIRMPIDIRFEDAAALASRMRKMFMESPEVATAVSQLGRPDDGTDPESFFNVEYYVNLKPRAEWRPGLTKEGLIEEIEKRLETIPGLKVNFSQLIQDSVEEAMSGVKSENSIKLYGHNLTELQSLAEKVEGELKNIRGVKELSINRTMGQPNLLIQVDRQACARYGIQVGDVNAMVQAAIGGEAVTEVIEGDRRFELVVRFLPQYRQDETTIGQIQVSSPEGVGIPLKQLATIVRQTGAFMIYRENHERYIPIMFSIRDRDLVSTIQEAQRHLEDRITLPEGYHLEWAGQYDQLVKEQQRLMIVVPLTMILILFLLYLTFGSFRYAFIVLATVPFAMIGGVLSLVLTHTPFSISAAVGFISTLGIAILGGVLIVSSIRELEQNGIPLKEAILSGAELQMRPVLMATLGAALGLVPAALASGIGSEAQKPLARVVVGGMLTATFLILFVVPILYQITSQYSKKRSRPQADSEKQELINQNATPSSEDR, encoded by the coding sequence ATGATCGGCAGACTTGTCGAGCTGTCACTCGTTCAACGTGCTCTGGTCTGCACATTCGGGGTCTTCCTGCTCTTTGGAGGCCTCTATGCCTTTCATATCCTTGACGTGGTCGCCTACCCGGATCCCTCGCCGCCCTTTGTCGAAGTCATTTCTCAGAAATCCGGATGGTCCGCCGAAGAAATGGAGCGAATCATCACCATTCCCATTGAAACCGCTCTCCAGGGCATTCCCGGCCTTACCAATGTCCGTTCCTTGTCTCTTTTTGGATTAAGTGAACTCAAGGTCTATTTTGAATTTGGCACCAATTGGTATGCCGTCCGCCAGGAAGTGCTGAATCGGCTCCACACCGTTGATCTGCCCGATGGCGTCAAACCGGAACTCTCTCCCTGGTGGGCCATCGCAGAAATTTATCGATACGAATTAGTGGGAGACGGCTATTCACTCACCGACCTCAAAACCATCCAGGACTGGCAGGTCCGGCGTGAATTCAAACAGGTACCCGGCATCATTGATGTGACGGCGTTTGGAGGCACCACAAAAGAATATCACGTGGACCTGGATCCCGGCGCCCTGCTCACCTATGGAGTCACTCTTGCTCAGATCAAAGCAGCCCTCGCCAATAGCAATGCCAATGTCGGTGGCAGTTATTTGGCTTTAGGGCCCCAAAGTTACAATGTCAGGGGAGTGGGATTTATCGATAGTTTGGATGACATAGCCAAAGTCGTCGTGGCGGTGAAGGACGGCACTCCCATCTTTATTGAAAATCTCGGTAAAGTGTCCATTGGCAATGCGATCCGTTTGGGACAAGTGGGCATTAACGAGGTGGAAGACACACTGGAAGGGGTGATTCTTCTGCAACGGGACACCCAGGCTCTGCCCACCCTGGCACGCGTCAATCAAAAGGTACAGGACTTAAACCAAAAAAAGCTTCCCGCAGGGGTCCACATTAAAACCATTTATGACCGGACCACCATGATCAACACCGTCATTGAGACGGTCGTACACATATTAATCAACGGCATGATATTGGTGCTCATCGTTCTCCTGTTTTTCCTGGGACACTTCCGGACAGCCCTGATCGTCGCCTGCACCATTCCACTTGCTCTGCTATTCACTTTTTCCGCCATGGTCATCATGGGACAATCCGCGAATCTCATTTCTCTGGGCGCGATTGATTTTGGGATTATCGTGGATGCCCCCCTGGTCATGGTCGAAAGCATTTTCTTTTATCTATGCCACCATGCCAAACCCGGGGTTACACCTCCTCAGCTCATTGCGAGGGCCGCCCGGCATGTAGGACGACCGATCTTATTTTCGACGGTGATTATCGTGGTGGCGTTCATTCCCCTTTTCACCATGACAGGGGTCCCCGGGAAAATTTTCGCGCCCATGTCCATCACCTATGGACTGGCCCTGGCTGGCTCCCTGCTGCTGGCCTGCACTCTTGCCCCGGCCATGTGTTCCTTCCTGCTCAATGGACCGATGCGGGAACAGGAACCCAAACTGGTTTCGATGCTCAGGCAAACCTATCTGAAGGCTCTTCGCTGGGGACTTCATCACCAGAAACAGGTGCTAAGCGCGGTGGGAATGCTATTGGCCGTGACCGTATTAGCACTCAACTTCATGGGTGGAGAGTTCATGCCGGCGTTAGAGGAAGGGAACCTTTGGGTGCGGATTCGCATGCCGATCGATATCCGGTTTGAAGATGCCGCAGCCTTGGCCAGCCGCATGCGGAAAATGTTTATGGAATCCCCCGAAGTGGCCACTGCAGTCTCCCAGCTCGGACGCCCGGATGATGGAACAGACCCCGAAAGTTTTTTTAATGTGGAATATTACGTCAATCTCAAACCCAGGGCTGAATGGCGCCCGGGCCTGACTAAAGAAGGTCTGATCGAAGAAATTGAGAAACGTCTTGAAACGATCCCCGGCCTCAAGGTCAACTTTTCCCAACTCATCCAAGACAGTGTGGAAGAAGCCATGTCGGGCGTAAAGAGCGAAAATTCCATTAAGCTCTACGGGCACAACCTCACAGAACTTCAATCCCTTGCGGAAAAAGTAGAGGGTGAACTCAAAAACATCCGCGGAGTGAAAGAACTCAGCATCAACCGGACCATGGGACAACCCAACCTCCTGATTCAAGTTGACCGGCAAGCTTGCGCCCGTTACGGCATACAAGTCGGCGATGTGAATGCGATGGTTCAGGCCGCCATCGGTGGGGAGGCCGTCACGGAAGTGATCGAAGGGGACCGGCGATTTGAATTAGTGGTTCGGTTCCTTCCCCAATATCGACAAGACGAAACCACGATTGGGCAAATCCAGGTCAGTTCTCCCGAAGGAGTCGGCATTCCCCTAAAACAATTAGCCACCATCGTCCGGCAAACCGGGGCCTTTATGATTTATCGAGAAAATCACGAGCGATATATCCCTATTATGTTCAGCATCCGTGACCGGGATCTGGTAAGTACGATTCAAGAAGCCCAACGACACCTCGAAGACCGGATCACACTCCCGGAAGGGTATCATCTCGAATGGGCGGGGCAATATGACCAATTGGTCAAAGAACAACAACGCCTGATGATTGTCGTGCCCCTGACCATGATCCTGATTCTCTTTTTGCTGTACCTCACGTTTGGCTCATTCCGGTACGCCTTCATCGTGCTCGCCACAGTTCCCTTTGCCATGATCGGAGGGGTACTCTCTCTGGTCCTGACCCATACCCCCTTTAGCATTTCCGCTGCCGTAGGATTTATTTCCACATTGGGGATCGCCATTCTTGGAGGCGTCTTAATCGTCTCAAGTATCCGGGAGTTGGAACAAAACGGCATTCCTCTCAAGGAGGCCATCCTTTCAGGAGCGGAGCTGCAGATGCGACCGGTGTTAATGGCCACTCTGGGTGCCGCACTTGGACTAGTTCCCGCCGCGCTCGCAAGTGGTATCGGTTCCGAGGCTCAAAAGCCCTTGGCCCGCGTGGTTGTGGGCGGCATGTTGACCGCCACCTTTCTCATTTTATTCGTAGTTCCCATCCTGTACCAAATAACCAGTCAGTACTCTAAGAAACGGTCCCGACCTCAGGCCGATTCCGAAAAACAGGAACTCATCAATCAGAACGCTACTCCTAGCAGTGAGGATCGATAA
- a CDS encoding efflux RND transporter periplasmic adaptor subunit — MTSGPRLYPCVLFMMILIGVACSQESPSETSATTDLAPTTRDKAHHSLTTAETQIVTAIVTVGPSHPVLSLAGKVSYGEDRYSKVSSALVGRVQKIHGQLGDFVKAGDLLVTIESPEIASAYSEFIKEHSDLSYAQRAYSLAKDLYEIKALPQKDLKQAENDFVKAKAEFRRAREKLLALQVSKEELDKPIADQTITSTYQIRSPLSGTIVDRAVTPGQSVSGDPNQVLFTVADLSTVQVIADVYERDLGLVQIKQHATVTVEAYPETAFPATISAIGDVVDQTTRTIKLRAVVDNSGRKLKPGMFARLNVKLSESLPYPLIPQEAVLEIDGKMYVYVADRENHYMKRPVKTGLPSSGHMPVLHGLEAGERIVVKGAVLLKGQDMNVEDEGLSSEHLATNSPQKS; from the coding sequence ATGACATCCGGACCTCGTTTATACCCGTGCGTTCTTTTTATGATGATTCTCATTGGAGTGGCCTGCAGCCAGGAAAGCCCCTCGGAAACCTCCGCGACAACGGACCTGGCCCCTACGACACGCGACAAGGCACACCACTCCCTCACAACAGCGGAAACACAAATTGTCACAGCCATAGTGACCGTTGGGCCATCCCACCCCGTCTTGTCCTTAGCAGGAAAAGTGTCCTATGGGGAGGATCGGTATTCAAAAGTCTCTTCAGCCCTGGTCGGTCGGGTACAAAAAATACATGGACAATTGGGAGATTTCGTGAAAGCGGGAGATCTCCTGGTCACCATTGAAAGTCCAGAGATAGCTTCCGCGTATTCGGAATTCATCAAAGAACATTCTGACTTATCTTACGCCCAACGGGCTTACAGTCTGGCCAAAGACCTCTATGAAATCAAAGCTCTTCCTCAGAAAGATTTGAAGCAGGCCGAAAACGATTTCGTGAAAGCCAAGGCTGAATTCCGGAGAGCCCGGGAAAAGCTCCTGGCCCTTCAAGTTTCCAAGGAGGAACTCGATAAGCCCATAGCCGACCAAACGATAACGTCAACCTATCAAATCCGAAGTCCCCTTTCCGGCACCATCGTGGATCGGGCCGTGACCCCCGGACAATCGGTCAGCGGGGATCCCAATCAAGTGCTCTTTACGGTAGCGGACTTAAGCACTGTGCAAGTCATTGCGGACGTCTACGAACGAGATCTGGGACTTGTGCAAATCAAACAACACGCGACGGTAACCGTCGAAGCCTATCCCGAAACGGCATTTCCGGCCACCATCTCAGCCATCGGGGATGTCGTGGATCAGACAACACGGACCATTAAACTCCGGGCGGTCGTGGACAATAGCGGTCGCAAACTCAAGCCGGGGATGTTTGCCCGTTTGAATGTCAAACTGAGCGAGAGCCTCCCTTATCCTCTTATTCCTCAAGAAGCCGTGCTGGAAATTGATGGCAAGATGTATGTCTATGTCGCGGATAGGGAAAACCATTACATGAAACGTCCGGTCAAAACCGGACTTCCCTCCTCCGGTCACATGCCCGTCCTCCACGGTCTTGAGGCGGGCGAAAGGATCGTCGTAAAAGGGGCCGTACTCCTCAAAGGCCAGGACATGAATGTCGAGGACGAGGGATTGTCCTCGGAACACCTTGCCACCAATTCTCCCCAGAAATCATGA
- a CDS encoding TolC family protein — protein MVHSFFPGISSPTTGSQDSKCGRKDCHWVAFVLHSPPLRGDPGVPGLSIPATNMTFLIRFIHCLFLTVFIVGVQFETAWAQPDSAKASKQASGTVPTTVTLSLDDSLSLFLEKNLDLLMTKYGIDNAKGIAITAKLFPNPTFLLYGGAAFTGKQTFEGTRYITPQLEQMFLLAGKRGYRMESAGYGIQASEATFTDAIRQLTLTLKDTYYQVQLASRRLNLAKDNQERFHRILTIGELRFKKGFIAEVDLIRLRLQAVDFGAQVIKFTQEVQTALADLRLLLAFPPTTELVLTSDLIYKRVTPDMERLRTEALNKRPDLQARRFVLSQQQANLKLAKSLRIPDPIVGGAFTMQGPQGGSNQQLYSLNLEVPLPVFDRNQGGIAQAEIAIQVAQVDLHKTTLEIQNEIEVNFRNLIQSQRLVEAYQAGVLDDAKTTFSILEKAYQKGGVTLIDLLDAARTSQTILQNYLEALFDYQRNLFLLERAAGQDIL, from the coding sequence ATGGTACACTCCTTTTTTCCTGGGATCTCTTCTCCCACCACCGGTTCCCAGGATTCAAAATGCGGAAGGAAAGATTGCCATTGGGTAGCTTTTGTTCTCCATTCTCCTCCCCTTCGTGGTGATCCAGGCGTCCCCGGATTATCAATTCCTGCCACCAACATGACATTCCTCATACGTTTCATCCACTGCCTGTTTCTTACGGTGTTCATAGTTGGGGTTCAATTCGAAACGGCATGGGCGCAACCGGATTCAGCCAAAGCTTCAAAGCAGGCATCAGGCACAGTTCCCACCACGGTGACCTTGAGCTTGGACGATTCCTTATCCTTGTTCTTGGAAAAAAATCTTGATCTATTAATGACGAAATATGGGATCGATAATGCCAAGGGAATCGCCATCACAGCGAAACTTTTTCCCAACCCGACTTTTTTACTTTATGGAGGAGCCGCATTTACCGGTAAGCAAACCTTTGAAGGCACTCGCTATATTACTCCGCAGCTCGAACAGATGTTTTTGCTTGCAGGGAAACGGGGCTATCGGATGGAAAGTGCGGGCTATGGCATCCAGGCTTCCGAGGCGACATTCACGGATGCCATTCGTCAACTAACGCTCACACTAAAAGACACGTATTACCAGGTTCAATTGGCATCCCGGCGTCTTAATCTCGCAAAAGATAATCAGGAGCGGTTTCATCGGATCTTAACAATCGGGGAATTACGCTTTAAAAAAGGCTTCATTGCCGAAGTAGACCTTATTCGTCTGCGCCTCCAGGCAGTAGACTTCGGAGCACAAGTCATCAAATTTACGCAGGAAGTCCAAACCGCACTCGCCGACCTCCGACTACTCCTGGCCTTCCCGCCCACAACGGAACTGGTGTTAACCTCCGACCTTATTTATAAACGGGTCACACCTGATATGGAAAGACTTCGGACGGAGGCGTTGAACAAACGCCCGGACCTTCAAGCTAGACGGTTTGTCCTTTCCCAGCAACAAGCCAATTTAAAATTAGCCAAATCACTCAGGATTCCCGATCCCATTGTCGGAGGCGCATTCACCATGCAGGGGCCACAAGGCGGGAGCAACCAACAATTGTATAGCCTCAACCTGGAAGTGCCGCTTCCGGTCTTTGACCGCAACCAGGGAGGCATTGCTCAAGCCGAAATCGCCATTCAAGTCGCGCAGGTCGATCTTCACAAGACCACCTTGGAAATACAAAATGAGATTGAAGTGAATTTCCGGAATTTAATCCAATCTCAACGTCTGGTGGAGGCCTATCAAGCAGGAGTGCTGGACGATGCCAAAACCACATTCTCCATTCTCGAAAAAGCCTATCAAAAGGGTGGGGTCACGCTCATAGATTTGCTCGATGCCGCCCGCACCTCCCAGACCATTCTTCAAAACTATTTGGAAGCCCTCTTTGATTACCAACGCAACCTCTTCCTTTTGGAACGAGCGGCGGGCCAGGATATTTTATGA
- the mgtE gene encoding magnesium transporter, with the protein MTTPATTEQMHQAFIAKFPDEAAHVFESYDPQEVIPILADLSPAMVAKVLSVMSPSLAADLLGIFPQPLLLSALPHLQPAVAASLLQRMPDETRVAILDALPLHVSADIGPFMEYSEDSVGILMDVNFFALPEDLTVEEAIRQVRTHDTQHLNEIYIIDRRQVLVGVLSLRDLFLASPKKSLAVLMKRELPTIHPLENQEQVVEICNEWKVLTIPVTDLDGRLLGIISSQDIIQVEKEEATISMQTMVGASKDERALSPPGFAIRKRLPWLQINLLTAFLAAFVVGLFEDTIARFTALAVLLPVVAGQSGNTGAQALAVVMRGLALRDIRPSQWLRVTLKESYVALANGVAVAATTCTAVFFWSGSWGLTMVIGVSMVISMVMAGFSGAIIPIILRSLKQDPAQSSSIILTTVTDVAGFFSFLGLATLFSSLLG; encoded by the coding sequence ATGACGACACCTGCAACGACTGAACAGATGCATCAGGCCTTTATTGCCAAATTTCCGGATGAAGCCGCCCACGTGTTTGAATCCTATGATCCCCAGGAGGTGATCCCCATACTTGCCGATCTTTCCCCCGCCATGGTCGCAAAGGTCCTCTCGGTCATGTCACCCTCATTGGCCGCAGACCTGCTCGGAATTTTTCCGCAACCGTTACTCCTGAGTGCCCTTCCTCATCTCCAACCCGCGGTGGCCGCCTCCCTTCTCCAACGAATGCCCGATGAGACCCGTGTAGCCATTTTGGATGCCCTACCCCTGCACGTCTCAGCCGACATTGGACCATTTATGGAGTATTCGGAGGATTCGGTCGGCATACTCATGGATGTCAACTTCTTTGCGCTCCCGGAAGACCTGACCGTCGAGGAAGCCATCCGACAGGTTCGCACCCATGACACCCAGCATCTCAATGAAATCTACATTATTGATCGCCGCCAGGTCCTCGTGGGCGTCCTATCCCTCAGGGATCTTTTTTTAGCCTCTCCAAAGAAGAGCCTGGCGGTATTGATGAAACGAGAATTACCGACCATTCATCCCCTCGAAAATCAGGAACAAGTCGTAGAAATTTGCAACGAATGGAAGGTGCTGACTATTCCGGTCACCGATTTGGACGGCCGCCTCCTCGGAATCATTAGCAGTCAAGACATCATTCAGGTTGAAAAAGAAGAGGCCACCATTAGCATGCAAACCATGGTGGGTGCCAGCAAGGACGAACGAGCCCTGTCGCCGCCGGGATTCGCCATTCGAAAACGTCTCCCCTGGCTGCAAATCAATTTGCTCACAGCCTTTTTGGCAGCGTTTGTGGTGGGGTTATTTGAGGACACCATTGCCAGATTTACGGCTTTGGCCGTTTTGCTCCCTGTCGTGGCCGGGCAATCGGGGAATACAGGGGCTCAAGCGCTCGCGGTAGTCATGCGTGGATTAGCGTTGCGGGATATCCGTCCCTCCCAATGGCTCCGCGTGACCTTGAAAGAATCCTATGTCGCCTTGGCCAATGGAGTAGCAGTGGCCGCGACGACCTGTACGGCCGTATTTTTCTGGAGCGGATCATGGGGCTTAACCATGGTCATCGGCGTCTCCATGGTCATCTCCATGGTCATGGCGGGGTTTTCCGGGGCAATCATTCCCATCATTCTTCGATCTCTGAAACAAGATCCGGCTCAATCATCATCAATCATCTTAACCACTGTAACCGATGTGGCAGGGTTTTTTAGTTTTTTGGGACTGGCCACGCTTTTTTCCAGCCTTTTGGGTTAA
- a CDS encoding magnesium transporter MgtE N-terminal domain-containing protein gives MNLTQQLRETFIQEHPLEAARYVEELPAQSAGEMLQTMEPQHIAAFLEYCLPGPTAEILKQYPPATSAIILSRLSSRSARAVLRQYDSSTQTSLLDQVDPAIGAHLRRSINLPDHTAGSLADPHVLTLPPDITVGKALQRVTQTVGQAIYYLYIIDHQTILRGVILMKELLGAEPTITVSSIMRQDVKAIPASANALDIVAHPAWAQYDSLPVIDQDRTFIGALRHRTLRQFLQSRSGEYQPAFLSDALLQLWEAYSLSGIGLMTALGESLGTSTPPTSPRKEQETP, from the coding sequence ATGAATTTGACCCAACAGCTTCGGGAAACCTTTATCCAGGAACATCCTTTAGAGGCCGCACGCTACGTGGAGGAACTTCCGGCTCAGTCGGCGGGAGAAATGTTGCAGACCATGGAACCCCAACATATCGCCGCCTTTCTGGAATATTGTCTTCCCGGCCCAACGGCCGAAATTCTAAAACAGTATCCACCGGCAACCAGCGCGATCATACTCAGCCGGTTATCCTCCCGTTCGGCACGGGCAGTCCTCCGACAGTATGATTCTTCAACACAAACCTCTCTCCTGGATCAGGTTGACCCGGCCATCGGTGCACATCTTCGGCGATCAATCAATTTGCCGGACCATACTGCCGGCAGCCTCGCCGATCCGCATGTCCTGACGCTTCCCCCGGACATCACCGTCGGGAAGGCCTTACAGCGAGTGACCCAAACCGTCGGGCAAGCCATCTATTATTTATACATCATTGATCATCAGACGATCCTGCGCGGAGTCATCCTCATGAAAGAGCTGCTTGGAGCCGAACCGACGATCACCGTGTCCTCCATCATGCGGCAGGACGTGAAAGCGATCCCGGCCTCGGCCAATGCCCTCGACATTGTTGCCCACCCCGCATGGGCTCAATACGACAGCCTTCCGGTCATTGATCAAGACCGTACGTTTATTGGCGCGCTTCGCCATCGAACACTGAGGCAATTTCTTCAGTCACGTTCCGGCGAGTATCAACCGGCATTTCTCTCCGACGCCCTCCTGCAACTGTGGGAAGCGTATTCTCTCTCAGGAATTGGCTTGATGACCGCCCTGGGAGAATCCCTTGGCACATCGACACCCCCCACCTCTCCCCGGAAAGAACAGGAAACACCATGA
- a CDS encoding mechanosensitive ion channel family protein — MDITLWTATLEESFEYSFKLFMAYLPKSLGALMLLGLGILLGKIVEAGTSRVLHMIGVDRLLGGTGVLTLLKKIGSQKTISQIVGLLGFWLVFLLFLISATEALSLALLSETLTGLVHYLPKIGMATLILVLGLLATNFVRDLISVACDSSGIRQGTIIAQTVYIAATLLVLVTAINELGIDTSLLNQIIVILIAGLIAGAALSFGIGSRSAVKNLIAAHYIQPIVRIGEKIQVGAYNGTVTAITPMVVVLDTAKGRVVIPAAQFTEVTSILSPTEG; from the coding sequence ATGGATATCACCCTTTGGACCGCAACCCTTGAGGAATCGTTTGAGTACAGTTTCAAGCTGTTTATGGCCTATCTCCCCAAAAGCCTAGGGGCTTTGATGTTGTTAGGTCTGGGAATCCTCTTGGGAAAAATCGTTGAAGCGGGAACGAGCCGCGTGTTGCATATGATCGGCGTCGATCGTTTACTGGGCGGCACCGGTGTTCTCACGCTGCTGAAAAAAATAGGCAGCCAAAAAACAATTTCACAAATTGTCGGCCTTCTAGGGTTTTGGCTGGTTTTTCTCCTCTTTCTGATTTCCGCCACCGAAGCCTTAAGTCTCGCCCTTTTGTCCGAAACGTTAACCGGACTGGTCCACTATCTGCCCAAAATCGGCATGGCTACCCTTATTCTCGTTCTAGGCCTCCTGGCCACAAACTTTGTACGCGACCTGATCTCTGTTGCGTGTGATTCTTCCGGAATCCGGCAAGGCACCATCATTGCGCAAACGGTCTATATAGCCGCTACTTTGCTTGTGCTGGTGACGGCTATCAATGAGTTGGGAATTGACACGTCGCTGCTTAATCAGATCATTGTCATTCTGATTGCCGGACTCATTGCCGGAGCCGCCTTATCCTTCGGAATCGGTTCCCGTTCAGCCGTGAAGAATCTGATTGCCGCCCACTACATTCAGCCCATTGTCCGAATCGGGGAAAAGATTCAGGTTGGCGCCTACAATGGCACCGTCACAGCCATAACTCCCATGGTCGTTGTTCTGGATACGGCGAAAGGACGGGTCGTGATTCCTGCCGCGCAATTTACTGAAGTCACCAGCATTCTTTCTCCAACGGAGGGATAA